The genomic DNA TCCAATACTGAAAGGGCTGGCCAAAAAATATAAAGAGGGGGTCCCTAATATATATCATATTTTATTTATATTCAGCAACGTATCACCAAATATCTATGTCCGGTATAGGTGCTTCTTCAATCTCCCGAACTTCTTCCGAAATATCCTTCTCACTGTTCAGAAAAACCTTCTCAATACGAGTTGGGTCTGTATCCTGTCTCCCTCTTGATCTGCCGGATCCATTCCGTACACCATATATTACTTTCACTTCTTTTTTTATCAACCAAAGATATTCACCCAAGAAAGTAGATGGGTAAATGCATATTCTTTATTGGAGAAGAAAATGAAAATGGAGGTTTCTTAATGAATTCAGAAATGCATTTTTTACCCAATGAATACTCTCAGGAAAATCAAGTAGGCAATCCAGATGAAAGAATTTTTGGCAGACCATTTGGTTTTGGCAGACCATTTGGTTTTGGCAGACCATTTGGTTTTGGTAGACCATTTGGTTTTGGTAGACCATTTGGTTTTGGTAGACCATTTGGTTTTGGCGGACCATTTGGTTTTGGCAGACCATTTGGTTTTGGCGGACCATTTGGTTTTGGCGGACCATTTGGTTTTGGCGGACCGTTTGGTGGATTTGGATTCGGTGGACCTTTCTTTGGTGGATTAGCAGGTGGTTTATTAGCTGGTACATTACTTTCGCCATATGGATACGGAGGATATGGATATGGATTCCCATATGGATATGGAGGTTACGGATACTGAGGTTGGTGTTAATTATTCATGATTTAAATGCTCTACAAATGATAAGCAGAGCTTTTTCCAATGGTATATCACCATAAGTACTGCTTTTATCTTATGTAGGATAACCTCTAAAGATTAGACATCTATCCCAAGCCCTTTTATAAAAATTTTTATAAGAATGTGTACCGCCACATAGCCATCAAGTTAAAATTTCATGATGCTCCCCAGAACGAAAATTTTGTATCTTTTATAGTAATGAAGCTCATTTTATTGTTTTGGGTGTAGTCTGTTCCGTTAGCTTGATGGCGATACCCAAAATAGGAAAGCCCTTCTCACTCGAGTGGGACTTCAAATATGTTAGTCCTAAAAATTCAAGGATTTTCGGTATTTCCTTTTGCGATTGGTAATTCAAGATATGGCAAACATCACTTTGCGAATGTTTCTGTACTTTCTTGATAGTCGTTCCGAGTGTTTCATGAATTATGTAAACCCTTTTTTGAAAATTTTTTAAATTTTATACAAAAAAATAACCCTTCCATACGGAAAGGGTTTTGCCAAAAAATTGTTTATACATAGCAACGTATCACCAAAAATCTATGTCCGGGATAGGGGCCTCATCTAGTGCTCGGACCTTCTCCGTTATATCCTGATCCCCGTTGTAAACCATCTTAACGGTATGAGTATCTCGATACCTCATTTCCCTCTTGATCTGCCGGAATCATTTATGGGCAATACTAGGAATGTTCTCTACTTTCTTGACTGTGAAGGATCCAGACTGCATACGTTTATTGCCTTCCACTATAAAAATGTCCAATTTCCTTAATCACCTGAAAGGGTGGTTTTGTTTCGTATTATCATTTTCTTCCATTTCTTTACGATCGACAATAATAAGAAAATGATCTGTCTTATTACACCTGGTTCGTCCATTTTCTTAAAATATCATAGTTAAATCAACACCTGTCCATACCTTTTTATTCTTTTTTCATATCTTAATAATATGAGGGATAGAAGACTCTCTATAAAACTCAGCTGCATGTATCCGCCGCCCATGCAGCAGTCTCACCTCTTCATTGGTAGAAGAGGCTGTCTCAAAAGCCAGAGGGTCAGACCCCATAACACAATATATAGGACATAATGTTGCATAAATGTGCTATATATTGATAAACGAACATGGGGTCAGACCCTTATGAGACAGCCTCTTCTATTTATAATTGTTTGGCTAATTATTTCAAAAAAATTCTAGTTAGAAAAGTGATTTAATGGGATTATTTCAGGCAAATGTGGATTCTTTTATTCTTGTGACCTTTGTCTAATCGAATTCTTTCTTGAAACATATTTTATAGTGAGGTTGCTGATAAAGCCTTCCTTAATCATCACAAAAGGAGGTGAAATGTTATGTGTTGGGGATCTTGCGGTGCTGGCTACGGTGGTTATGGTTACGACGGTGCTGGTTACGGTGGTATCGGCAGTAATTTTGCGTTAATCGTCGTATTGTTTATTCTATTGATCATTGTGGGTTCAGTTATTTGGAGTGGTTATGAAGGCGATGCCTAAAAGTTTTCTTACAATATACCACAGTTTAAAAAATTATCATTAATTCAAATTGGAGGTGTTATTATGACTGCTTTTGCCTTAGTTGTTGTCTTATTCGTCTTACTTATCATTGTAGGA from Bacillus methanolicus MGA3 includes the following:
- a CDS encoding YjcZ family sporulation protein, which codes for MTAFALVVVLFVLLIIVGCSCMGIY
- a CDS encoding YjcZ family sporulation protein produces the protein MCWGSCGAGYGGYGYDGAGYGGIGSNFALIVVLFILLIIVGSVIWSGYEGDA